One region of Streptomyces sp. NBC_00442 genomic DNA includes:
- a CDS encoding ATP-binding protein, whose protein sequence is MLVIESRAADLAEARSATAGYVRRACPWADQDAVVLVISELVGNAVRHTERGDWHLSLRIQDAVLTADVQDTSPALPAPRRPDLAEGGGMGWHIAEDLTSKLTVLSHPDGKTVRAEWHAPDCAPPSRSDGSRTAHLAGC, encoded by the coding sequence ATGCTCGTCATCGAATCGCGCGCGGCAGACCTTGCCGAGGCCCGCAGCGCCACCGCCGGCTATGTACGCCGTGCCTGCCCGTGGGCCGACCAGGACGCCGTCGTGCTCGTGATCAGCGAGCTGGTCGGCAACGCGGTGCGACACACGGAACGAGGGGACTGGCACTTGTCTCTTCGCATCCAGGACGCGGTCCTGACCGCCGACGTGCAGGACACCAGCCCCGCACTTCCCGCCCCGCGCCGTCCCGACCTCGCCGAAGGAGGGGGTATGGGATGGCACATCGCTGAAGATCTCACCTCCAAGCTCACCGTTCTGTCCCACCCGGACGGCAAGACCGTCCGAGCGGAGTGGCACGCCCCCGACTGCGCACCGCCCAGCCGTTCGGACGGCAGCAGGACAGCCCACCTGGCAGGCTGCTGA
- a CDS encoding SDR family NAD(P)-dependent oxidoreductase: protein MNQRTILITGATQGLGRGIALDLAARGDTVLLHGRDRTRLDAVAAEVRATAPDATVRTYLADLADLDHVRTMAARVRAAEPRLDVLVNNAVAGGGSEPLRRELSRQGHELRFAVNHLAPYALTRALLPLLTASAPARVVNVASIGQDTIDFDDIMLEQGYEGLRAYCRSKLAMIMASFELAAEIGGTGVTVNTLHPAHLMDTNGVREYGLTPATSIDEGVRPTVRLITDPDLEATTGRYFDQFTDTRAHEQAYDPEARRRLMELTHALIGQPELGS, encoded by the coding sequence ATGAACCAGCGCACCATCTTGATCACCGGCGCGACCCAAGGGCTGGGCCGCGGTATCGCACTCGACCTTGCCGCTCGCGGCGACACTGTCCTGCTCCACGGTCGCGACCGCACCCGCCTCGATGCGGTTGCAGCCGAGGTCCGTGCCACCGCCCCGGACGCCACGGTCCGCACCTACCTCGCGGATCTGGCCGACCTCGACCACGTGCGCACGATGGCCGCCCGAGTGCGTGCGGCGGAGCCCCGGCTCGACGTACTGGTCAACAACGCGGTTGCCGGTGGCGGCTCCGAACCCTTGCGGCGGGAGCTGAGCAGGCAGGGGCACGAGCTGCGGTTCGCCGTGAACCACCTCGCCCCGTACGCTCTCACCCGCGCTCTGCTGCCGCTTCTCACGGCATCCGCGCCCGCCCGCGTGGTGAACGTGGCCTCGATCGGACAGGACACCATCGACTTCGACGACATCATGCTGGAGCAGGGCTACGAGGGACTGCGCGCCTACTGCAGGAGCAAGCTCGCGATGATCATGGCGAGCTTCGAGCTGGCCGCTGAAATCGGCGGCACCGGCGTCACTGTGAACACCCTCCACCCGGCCCATCTGATGGACACCAACGGCGTACGCGAGTACGGCCTCACCCCGGCGACAAGCATCGATGAGGGTGTACGGCCGACCGTGCGGCTGATCACCGACCCGGATCTGGAAGCCACTACCGGCCGTTACTTCGACCAGTTCACGGACACTCGCGCGCACGAGCAGGCATACGACCCCGAGGCCCGCCGGCGACTCATGGAACTGACCCACGCTCTGATCGGCCAGCCCGAACTGGGGTCGTGA
- a CDS encoding GNAT family N-acetyltransferase, with translation MRVLAEVHARDGYPVNWPDRPGDWLSRGPLLASWVAELEGGLVGHVSLSQGGEGDLAPKVWSERNGATRGMTAVVSRLFVAPRARGRRIGALLIGQAVEEARRRGLHPVLDVVASDTAAAALYERLGWELMATVEQQWSPHQTVAVRCYAAPS, from the coding sequence GTGCGGGTCCTCGCGGAGGTCCATGCGCGGGACGGCTATCCGGTGAACTGGCCGGACAGGCCCGGGGATTGGCTGTCACGCGGCCCCCTGCTGGCCTCCTGGGTCGCCGAACTCGAAGGCGGCCTGGTTGGGCATGTCAGTTTGTCGCAAGGCGGCGAAGGCGATCTGGCCCCGAAGGTGTGGAGCGAGCGGAACGGGGCGACGCGGGGTATGACCGCCGTGGTCAGCAGGCTGTTCGTTGCCCCGCGGGCGAGGGGACGTCGGATCGGTGCACTGCTGATCGGCCAGGCAGTGGAGGAAGCGCGGCGTCGTGGTCTGCATCCGGTGCTCGACGTCGTCGCATCCGATACCGCGGCGGCAGCCCTGTACGAGCGGCTGGGCTGGGAGCTGATGGCCACGGTCGAGCAGCAGTGGA